A region from the Manihot esculenta cultivar AM560-2 chromosome 13, M.esculenta_v8, whole genome shotgun sequence genome encodes:
- the LOC110629303 gene encoding uncharacterized protein LOC110629303, whose amino-acid sequence MGLCASSQSRNSIKHHSPSQSTIKVVRCDGKLQELKQPIKASYIKTQNPNFFLCSSESMIVGMCVPEISDDEELQLGQIYFLLPLSQAHKPLFLPDLCALAAIASSSIGNAGYPFVVF is encoded by the coding sequence ATGGGCCTGTGTGCTTCTTCTCAAAGCCGAAACTCCATCAAACATCACTCACCATCACAGTCGACGATCAAGGTAGTTCGCTGTGACGGGAAGCTGCAGGAGCTGAAACAGCCAATCAAAGCCAGTTACATCAAAACCCAGAATCCAAACTTCTTTCTTTGCAGCTCAGAGTCGATGATCGTTGGCATGTGTGTTCCTGAGATATCAGATGATGAAGAGCTGCAACTGGGTCAAATTTACTTCCTTTTGCCACTTTCTCAAGCTCACAAGCCTCTGTTCCTCCCGGATTTGTGTGCTCTAGCCGCCATAGCAAGTTCGTCCATTGGGAACGCCGGTTACCCTTTTGTCGTGTTTTAG
- the LOC110629997 gene encoding STS14 protein — translation MDSALLLLPLLVLSTFHGSSNGAAQPTSASPTALPTAASEFLEAHNQARAAVGVGPLEWSEKLANASSRLVRYQRNKMGCQFANLINSSYGGNQLWASGMAVTPRMAVDHWVQEKIYYNHASNSCVPNHQCGVYTQVVWKKSLELGCAQAACVKERASLTVCFYNPPGNVVGESPY, via the coding sequence ATGGACTCTGCtttgcttcttcttcctcttctagtTCTGTCCACATTCCACGGCTCTTCCAACGGTGCAGCACAGCCAACAAGCGCCAGCCCCACCGCTCTGCCAACCGCCGCCAGCGAATTCCTAGAAGCACACAACCAGGCAAGAGCAGCAGTTGGGGTTGGCCCTCTCGAGTGGAGCGAGAAGCTAGCCAATGCCTCTAGCAGACTAGTCAGGTACCAAAGAAACAAAATGGGTTGTCAATTTGCCAACCTCATTAACAGCTCCTACGGTGGAAACCAACTATGGGCTAGTGGCATGGCTGTGACTCCACGCATGGCTGTTGATCACTGGGTGCAAGAGAAGATTTACTACAACCATGCTAGTAACTCCTGTGTACCAAATCACCAGTGCGGTGTTTACACTCAGGTTGTGTGGAAGAAGTCTCTGGAATTGGGATGCGCACAAGCTGCTTGTGTAAAGGAGCGAGCCAGTTTAACTGTGTGTTTCTATAATCCCCCTGGGAATGTTGTAGGAGAGAGCCCATATTAG
- the LOC110629653 gene encoding pentatricopeptide repeat-containing protein At2g22410, mitochondrial — MLFSFKYLTVASRLNHTLSSFHQFKSQTHETLHALLHKCSSMKEIKQIHAQIILNGLVNETFTLGKLISFCAVSDAGNIDYGQLVFNQSPESNKFMYNSLIRGYSSSNDPIKSILLYRQMIDCGLSPNEFTLPFVLKACASKFAFWVSLLVHGHAEKLGIGSHVCVQNGLIHAYVACGFIQYARDVFDDMSDRTLVSWNSIIGGYAKMGRRKESFLLLNEMREIGMEPDEFTLVHLLSLCSQNRDIVLGKFVHLYIEITGMEIDLIVRNALLDMYAKCGQLQSAERVFERMLDKNVVSWTSMVSAYAKNGLVEFARRIFDQMTVKNVISWNSMISCYVQGGQWREALDLFHEMNNLGVKPDEATLLSVLPACSQLGDLAMGKKIHDYIHSTCSTPSVNLCNSIIDMYAKCGGLKFSMDIFNRMPNKNLVSWNSIIGALALHGCGPEAVELFEKMQAEGVCPDEITFTGLLSACSHSGLVDIGRHYFYKMSSVYGIQYEIEHYACMVDLLGRGGQLHEAIRLIRGMPMKPDIVIWGALLGACKTHGNVKIGKQILKQLLESEPHSSGVYVLLSNLYSDAGRWEDMKNIRKLMNDHEIIKCRAISSVEIEGCVYEFMVDDKRLEVSCNVYSILDQLTDHMKSIAYFCNIPSLCSESPEV; from the coding sequence ATGCTCTTCTCTTTCAAATATTTGACCGTTGCTTCCCGCCTTAACCACACTCTCAGCTCATTCCACCAATTCAAGTCTCAAACTCATGAAACTCTTCATGCACTCCTGCACAAATGTTCCTCCATGAAAGAAATAAAGCAAATCCATGCCCAAATCATCCTCAATGGCCTCGTCAATGAGACTTTCACTCTCGGCAAGTTAATCTCTTTCTGTGCTGTTTCTGATGCAGGTAATATCGACTATGGGCAACTCGTATTTAATCAAAGTCCTGAGTCCAATAAATTCATGTACAATAGTCTAATAAGGGGTTACTCCAGTAGTAATGATCCCATAAAGTCTATATTATTGTATCGCCAAATGATTGATTGTGGTCTTTCTCCAAATGAATTCACTCTCCCTTTTGTACTTAAAGCTTGCGCTTCGAAATTCGCGTTTTGGGTATCCCTACTTGTCCACGGCCACGCTGAAAAATTGGGTATTGGGTCTCATGTTTGTGTGCAAAACGGCCTGATCCATGCATATGTTGCCTGTGGGTTTATACAGTATGCGCGGGATGTGTTTGATGATATGTCTGATAGGACCTTGGTTTCTTGGAATTCGATAATTGGTGGGTACGCCAAAATGGGTCGGCGTAAAGAATCGTTTTTATTGCTTAACGAGATGAGAGAAATTGGGATGGAGCCTGATGAGTTTACTTTGGTTCACTTGCTTTCACTCTGTTCACAGAACCGTGATATAGTTCTGGGCAAGTTTGTGCATTTGTATATTGAGATAACGGGGATGGAGATAGATTTAATTGTGAGAAACGCTCTTCTAGATATGTATGCAAAATGTGGGCAACTGCAATCAGCTGAAAGAGTTTTTGAGCGGATGCTTGATAAAAATGTGGTCTCTTGGACCTCTATGGTTAGTGCATATGCTAAAAATGGGCTTGTCGAATTTGCTCGGCGAATTTTTGACCAGATGACAGTGAAGAATGTGATTTCTTGGAATTCAATGATTTCTTGTTATGTTCAGGGTGGTCAATGGCGGGAAGCTCTAGATCTGTTCCATGAGATGAATAATTTGGGAGTGAAGCCTGATGAGGCTACCCTACTTTCTGTTCTTCCAGCCTGTAGTCAACTTGGTGATTTAGCCATGGGAAAGAAAATCCATGATTACATACATAGCACTTGTAGTACACCTAGTGTTAATTTATGTAACTCAATTATAGACATGTATGCAAAATGTGGAGGTCTTAAGTTTTCCATGGATATCTTTAACAGGATGCCGAATAAGAATTTGGTGTCCTGGAATTCTATTATTGGGGCCCTTGCATTACATGGTTGTGGACCAGAGGCAGTTGAGCTCTTTGAAAAGATGCAAGCTGAAGGTGTTTGTCCTGATGAGATAACCTTCACAGGGTTGCTTTCTGCTTGTAGTCATAGTGGTCTTGTAGACATTGGGCGACATTACTTTTACAAAATGAGCTCTGTTTACGGGATTCAATATGAAATTGAGCATTATGCATGCATGGTTGATCTTCTTGGTCGAGGAGGTCAATTACATGAAGCTATTAGGTTAATAAGAGGAATGCCAATGAAACCTGATATTGTGATTTGGGGTGCTTTACTTGGTGCATGTAAGACCCATGGAAACGTTAAGATAGGGAAACAAATCCTGAAACAGTTGTTGGAATCAGAGCCACACAGTTCTGGTGTCTATGTCCTTCTATCGAACTTGTACTCTGATGCTGGAAGATGGGAAGACATGAAGAACATTCGAAAACTAATGAATGACCATGAAATCATCAAGTGCAGAGCAATTAGCTCAGTTGAGATTGAGGGCTGTGTATATGAGTTCATGGTTGATGACAAAAGACTCGAAGTTTCGTGCAATGTGTACTCCATTCTTGATCAATTAACTGACCATATGAAGTCGATAGCATACTTTTGCAACATCCCAAGTCTTTGCTCAGAATCACCAGAAGTGTAG
- the LOC110630454 gene encoding uncharacterized protein LOC110630454, which translates to MGICNSCESTHVATAKLILLDGRLQEFSNPVKVSYVLQKNPTYFICNADEMDFDDVVSAINDDEELQPGQLYFALPLSRLKHPLQPEEMAALAVKASSALMKSNNNGSDKCGCRRKSVSPFVFSGESDGKSTRSMTASAATGIGGGSGRGLRGGGGRRKFTAMLSAIPE; encoded by the coding sequence ATGGGGATTTGCAATTCCTGTGAATCTACCCATGTAGCTACTGCGAAGCTCATTCTACTTGATGGGAGGCTCCAAGAATTCTCCAACCCTGTTAAAGTTTCTTATGTTCTCCAAAAGAATCCCACTTATTTCATCTGCAACGCAGATGAAATGGACTTTGACGACGTCGTTTCCGCCATTAATGACGATGAAGAGCTCCAACCTGGGCAGCTTTATTTCGCTTTGCCTTTGAGTCGGTTAAAACACCCTTTGCAGCCGGAAGAAATGGCTGCATTGGCTGTCAAAGCTAGCTCAGCTTTAATGAAAAGTAATAATAATGGTTCTGATAAATGTGGGTGCCGCCGGAAATCAGTGTCGCCGTTTGTATTTTCCGGTGAAAGTGATGGGAAATCTACTAGGAGCATGACAGCCTCCGCCGCAACAGGCATAGGAGGCGGTAGTGGTAGGGGGTTGAGGGGAGGTGGTGGGAGGAGGAAGTTTACGGCAATGTTAAGTGCAATACCTGAGTAG
- the LOC110630259 gene encoding oxygen-evolving enhancer protein 1, chloroplastic gives MAATPQAAATLLQPTKAGGMPSRTSSLQLRSTQTVSKAFGLDPSNARITCSLQSDLKDLAQKCVDATKLAGFALATSALVVSGASAEGVPKRLTYDEIQSKTYLEVKGTGTANQCPTIASGVDKFAFKPGKYNAKKFCLEPTSFTVKAEGVNKNAPPEFQNTKLMTRLTYTLDEMEGPFEVSPDGTVKFEEKDGIDYAAVTVQLPGGERVPFLFTIKQLVATGKPESFSGEFLVPSYRGSSFLDPKGRGGSTGYDNAVALPAGGRGDEEELAKENNKNVSSSTGKITLSVTGSNPDTGEVIGVFESYQPSDTDLGAKTPKEVKIQGIWYAQLES, from the exons ATGGCAGCCACACCACAAGCAGCTGCTACACTTCTGCAACCCACCAAGGCAGGAGGGATGCCTTCCAGGACCAGCAGCCTCCAGCTCAGGTCTACCCAGACTGTGTCAAAGGCTTTTGGGTTGGACCCCAGTAATGCTAGGATCACTTGCTCCTTGCAATCTGACCTTAAGGACTTGGCTCAAAAGTGTGTTGATGCTACTAAGCTTGCTGGATTTGCTCTTGCTACTTCTGCTCTTGTGGTTTCG GGAGCAAGTGCTGAAGGAGTCCCAAAGAGGCTAACCTATGATGAAATTCAAAGCAAGACATATCTGGAAGTAAAGGGAACTGGAACTGCAAACCAATGCCCAACAATTGCAAGTGGAGTAGACAAATTTGCCTTCAAACCTGGCAAATACAATGCCAAGAAATTCTGCCTAGAGCCAACTTCATTCACAGTCAAGGCAGAAGGTGTAAACAAGAATGCTCCACCAGAGTTCCAGAACACTAAGCTCATGACACGCTTGACCTACACTCTCGACGAAATGGAGGGACCTTTCGAAGTCTCCCCTGATGGAACAGTGAAGTTTGAGGAGAAAGATGGAATAGATTATGCTGCTGTAACTGTGCAGCTTCCTGGTGGTGAACGTGTCCCTTTTCTTTTCACCATCAAACAGTTGGTGGCAACTGGGAAACCAGAGAGCTTTAGCGGAGAGTTTCTTGTACCATCCTACCGAGGTTCATCTTTCTTGGACCCAAAAGGCAGAGGTGGCTCCACAGGTTATGATAATGCAGTTGCCTTGCCTGCAGGAGGTAGAGGAGACGAGGAAGAGCTAGCTAAAGAGAATAATAAGAATGTTTCATCATCAACGGGGAAAATTACACTTAGTGTCACTGGAAGCAATCCTGACACTGGAGAAGTTATTGGAGTGTTTGAAAGCTATCAGCCATCTGATACTGATTTGGGAGCAAAGACTCCAAAGGAGGTCAAGATCCAGGGAATTTGGTATGCTCAGCTTGAGTCGTAG
- the LOC110629566 gene encoding CASP-like protein 5C3, with amino-acid sequence MEKVPGAMGTSASLALRLGQAIFSTASLLFMCLGIDFYSYTAFCYLVTIMGLVIPWSITLVLVDVYSVFVKFLPHQPRILSAIVIGDWALSFLSLAAASSTASVTDILHDAGSSYCPVTLCSRYQLSAAMAFLSWFLSFASSLFNLWLLPSLLNVEM; translated from the exons ATGGAAAAGGTGCCTGGAGCAATGGGGACAAGCGCTAGCTTGGCTCTGAGATTGGGTCAGGCTATCTTCTCAACTGCTTCCCTTCTCTTCATGTGTTTGGGCATTGACTTCTACAGTTATACTGCTTTTTG CTATTTGGTGACTATCATGGGTCTTGTTATTCCATGGAGTATAACACTGGTGCTAGTGGATGTATATTCTGTCTTTGTTAAATTTTTACCTCATCAACCAAGAATTCTGTCAGCCATTGTCATTGGAGATTGG GCTTTATCATTTCTATCTTTAGCAGCAGCAAGCTCAACAGCAAGCGTTACAGATATTCTGCATGATGCTGGAAGTTCATATTGCCCTGTAACATTGTGTAGCAGGTATCAGTTGTCTGCTGCTATGGCTTTCCTGTCTTGGTTTCTGTCATTTGCCTCTTCTCTCTTCAATCtttggcttctaccttctttgCTTAATGTGGAGATGTGA